The DNA region CGACGAGCACGCCGACTTCACGGCGCGCGCGCTCCGTCGCTTCGGTGTGACGGGCGCGGTTGCCGAGGATGCGGCTCAACAGGTCGCCATCGTCATGGCCCGGAAGCTCGCCGGGGTGCCTGAAGGCGCCGAGCGACAGTACCTCTTTGGGGTCGTGCGGCGCGTCGCCTGGACGGCCCACCGCCAAGCCAGCCGGCACGGCGAGCACCTGGGCGAAGAGCTCATTGACGCCGTCGACGCGGCACCGAACCCGGAGCAGGTGCTCGAGCGGCAGCGGGCGTGCGCGCTCGTTGCGCGGACGCTGCAGCACATGCCTATCGAGCTGCGGACCGTCTTCGTGCTTCACGACATCGAGGAGATGAGTATGGCGGACATCGCCATCGCCTCGGGGATCCCCGCGGGCACGGTTGCGTCGCGCCTTCGTCGCGCCAGGGCAATTTTCAGCGCCGACACAGCGAGCTTCGGTCGTGAAGAGAGCGGGCGGAAGGGAAAATGAGCGGCCCGTGAGCGTCAAGCCCGTCAGCGCGGCGCCTTTCCGGAGGCCCTGAGGAATCTTCCCGCACGAGCTCCCGTATAGGGGTGCATGCACGGCCCTGCCTCCATTCGCCTGCCTCGTGCGATTCTGGGGACGGCCATCGCCGTTCTCTCAGCGGCGGCGTGCTCCGGCGGTGGAGGCACCATGTTCGGCGGCGACGGTGGGCCCGACGCTCTGGCCACGCCAACGAGCGACGAGCGCGACGCGGCTGCGAAGCGAAGAGACGCTCGAAGCTCGGACGCGCGCGACTCCGAGCCCGAGGCGGGGCCCTCCAAAGGCGAAGCAGGCGGTTGCACCCCGCGAGCCACCTTCGAGTGTTACGACGGAGACGTCCACTACTTCGACAGCTGCGGCTACCGCGGCGCGTTGAAAGAGCAATGCACCGGGGGGTGCGTTGGCTCAGCTTGCGTCACCTGCGACTCCCACGCGACGAGCGCCTGCGACGGTGACGACGTCTATTGGTTTGACAGTTGCGGCAAGCGTGAGGCTCTGAAGCAGGCATGCGCAAACGGCTGCGTAGGCGCCACGTGCAACGCCTGCAGTACACATGCCTCCAGCCAGTGTTACGGCGGCGACGCGTATTGGTACGACAGCTGCGGCAACCGTGAAGGTTTAAAACAAGCGTGCTCGGGCGGTTGCAGCGCGGGCGTGTGCGCGGCGTCCACGTGGCGATGCACCAACAGCAGCACGTGCTTCTGCCTCGTGACGACCGACAGCCTTTCGTACCCGAGCCTGACGTGCACGTCGGTCGGAAACTGTTGCTTTGAATACCAGTCCACGGGCGGGCCCGCTTGCTACTGCGGGACGCACGACGCGACGACGTGCAACGCGTACATCAGCGCGTACAGCGCGTCGGCGCGGTCCGCCTGCCCGCCCTGAGGTCGGCGGCGTTAACGATTCGCGCGGCGTCCGAATCGACCGTTGCGCGACGTGCCAATCCGGCGGATGCTCGCGGAGGCTCTTGGAGGCCGCTCGCATGCAAACACTCGGGGACGTCTTTGCACAGCACGCTGATTTCTATCGTGAGCGGTACGTGCCGTTCATGCTCGAAGAGGGGTTCATCACCTCGGTCGAGGAATCCGAGTACGCAGAAGGCATCGACGGGTTCAAACGCCTCGGCGCGGCCGAGGTCGAGGCCCTTCCACGCGACTACCAAACGCTTCTGAGCGAGGTCGGACACGGCAACATTCACTTCCCAACAGAGGGCGGCCCGGCGCGCTTCTCGGTTCTGGCGCCCACCGAGCTGGCGCACTGGAAGCAGGAGCTGCCGAGCTCGCCGCGGCCGGGTCGACGCTGTCGACCGACGACGCGGTGCCATTCTTGGTCGACGATGGAGGCGGCATCCTCGCGTTCTTGGCTGGGGAGAAGGTCTTCGTCGTCAACCACTCTGGCAAGCTGTTGGGCCCGGCCCCGTCGCTCCTGCAATTCTTCTCGACCATGTTCGAAAACGCTCGCGTGCACCGCTTGCCCTTCGAAGGCATACCCCAGGGACCGAGCTAGGCGCTTGAGGGACACCGGGCGCTGCACACCGAACGCAGCGATGGCTGGCCCGCTCACTTGCCACGGTGTGATCGCGCGCGCATGCGCATCGCGAGCTTTGGCCACGCGCTGCAAACACAACCTGTCGGAGGTCTTCAATCGTGCGCTCCGTTCGCCGTGAACCGACCTTTCGAATGTTCGCGAAGGTCCCCGCGGTCGCACAGGAGCGTGGCCGCCCGCGCTACGCTCGTGGCGTGGTGCTTGGCGCGGTGGGTTCTCGGATCGTGCTCTCGCTCTGGGCTGCGGTGTCGTTCGTTGCCTGCGGTTCGGACTCGTCGACGCGGGGGCCCGTACCGGCAGCCGCGCCTCCCGCCATGGCCTCCGCCTCGAAGCCCGACGGCGGCGAAAGCCTTGGCGCCGCGTCGCGCGCGGTCGTCGACGCCTCGGTCGCGTCGCCGCCGGCGGGCAGCGACGACGGCGGTCCCTCCTGTGCGACCACGATGTTTCCCCCGTTCGAGGAAGCGTCCCAAGGGCTTTCGACGTTCGCGAACAACGAGGGTCTTGTCGGCCTCAAAGACGCCAGCGGCAAGATCGTGCTCTCGCCGCGTTTTCGGTATCTCTCCGGGTTTCTGCCGGGCGGCGTGGCGGGCGGGGTCGAGGCGCCGAAAGATCGCGCGGTGTTCGTGACCAAAACCGGCGCCATCACCGAAGCGGTCCTATACGACAACGGCCCCGACTACTTCGTGAGCGGGGTCGCTCGCATCATCAAGAACAAGAAGGTCGGCTTTATCGACGATCGTGGAAGAGTGGTCATCGAGCCCCGCTGGGATTTTGCGGACGCGATGTGCGGCGACCGAGTGCCCGTTTGCAATGGCTGCAAGCGCGGTCGCGGCGACGAACACGACACGTACAAAGGCGGCAAATGGGGCTACGTCGATCGCTCGGGGCGCGAGGTCATCGCGCTCGAGTGGTCGTTCGTCGAACGCTTCGAAGGTGAGACCGCCATCGTCGAGCGTGGGACAGAGCGTCTGCGGATCGACCGCAGCGGCCGCGTGCTCGGCAAGGCGCCTTGAATCCGTGAATCAGTGACACGTCTGCTCGTCGTCGACGTTGGGACGAATCGGCCTACATCGAACGCGAAGGCTTCGAGCGCTTCGAGGAGCGCGGTCCGCCTGCCCGCCCTGAGTTCGGCAGGCCCTAGAGGCGTCTTCAGAACAGCAGCGGTCCCCTGCCGTTGTGGCAGAATGAAGGGGATGCGGCCGCTGACGTTCGACCTTCGACAAGAAGAGCGACGCCCATACTTCCTGTGGGACGAGGACGTGAGCGTCGCCGACCTGCGCGATGCACTCCGTGGGAGCGATGCAGACAAGCGAGATCGCCTCCTCGGGAAGATGCTGCGCGAGGCGCGCGACACCGACGTCTGGTCCTTCGTCACGCCCTCGGACGTCGCGGAGGCTCTTCCCCGACTCACCCGACGGCTGGGCAGACGCGGGCCGTTTTGGACGTTTCTGATCGAGGGGTGGCGCACAGATGGTCTCCTCTAAGCTGAGCGCGTTCCAACGAGAGGCTCTCGCCGCCATCTTCGCGCGCTCCGGCGACACGCTCTTCCTCACCGGAGGTGCCGCGCTTGCCGGTTACCACCTCGGCCACCGGCCGACCGACGACCTGGACCTCTTCACGGTGGACGCCGAAGCGTTTCAGCGCACGCGATTCGTCATCGACGCAGCCGCGGAGGCGTTGCATGCGACCGTGGAGGTCAGGCAGGACGGGCCCGGATTTCGCCGTTACGCGTTCGTTCGTGGAGATGATGCGCTGGTGATCGATACCGTCCTGGAGCGCGGTCGGCAGCTCCACGTCGTGAAGTCTCGCGTCGGGGACATCCTCGTGGATCCACCCGACGAGATCCTCGCAAACAAGCTGACGGCGATTGTCGGAAGGATGGAGGAGCGCGACCTGGTCGACGTCCTCTGCCTCGAGCGTGCGGGGCTTCGGGTGGAAGATGCGCTCCCCGCGGCGCTTGCGAAGGATGGCGGAGCAACACCGGCGACGTTGGCCTGGCTTCTCTCCGAAGTCCGCATTCCCGACACCGCCTCGCTGCCCGCGGGCGTGACCCCCGCAGAGCTGCGCGCGTTCATCGACGAGCTCGTCATCCGACTACGTCGCGCCGCCCACCCCTCGGGCTCCCGCTGACGACCCCTGCAGCGGTGAGCGGCACGCGGGCGCTGTGGCTCCTCGCGGTCGCAGCCGATCGCGAGGACCTCGTGTTGCCCGACATTCTTGGCCGCGATCGCGCGGCTCGCGACAAAGGCTCGCCGAGCACTACGACGTCGTTCTTCATGACGGGTCCGACGGGGCGGGCGACGCTGTCCACGCCTTCAGGTTCCTTCCGAATTGAGATCCACGGCGCTTCCGTCCCCGCCCGTGAGGCGCCGATGCCGGCGGGCGACGGCGAGGCGCCCCTGAACGGTCTTGTGGTCGAAGATCGCCGGCACGACGATGCGCCCGTCCGCGAGCTCGATCTCCAAGGTGGCCTCACGATCCCGCACGCCCTCGATTCGACGGACTTCCACGATGTCCGTGTACCGGCATCGCTGAACGCGTCGCCGCCCATCGTCGAACTCGAGGCCCCGTTCGTAGAAGCGCACGCGCGCACGGCGACTCGGTGCGCGCACAATCGCGACGATGGCGAGCGTCACGCCGAGCGTGAGGAGCCCCACCGCGACGAGGAGCGCGCCGATCGCTTGCGTCTCGCGCCAGATGATGGCCGCGACAAGCCCGGGGCCAGCCGCGACCACGACGAGGGTGCCGGGCATCACGTACGCACCGAGGAGACCAAGCCCGTAGGGGGCCAGCTCGACGTGGAGCGGCCCAAAGCCATCCGGCGCCGAGCGGTACGGAGCGAGGCTCGGGCGGGACACTCCGCGAGCGTACATGGCGCCCCTCTCTGTGCGCACGCCACCGGCGCTCGCGTTCGTCGATCGTTTCGTCACCGGCGGAGCTTGATCGCTCTAGGCGTTCGCCTCTACTTCGAACGGCCGAGCCAGAAGGCCAACGTCGCGGCGCCGAAGATCAAGAGGGCTCGCGCCGCGGCGATGAGCAGCGCTCGCCGCCTCGCACGGGTCACCTCGCGTGACGCGGTATCGTCGTGCAGTGCCGTGAGCCGCTCGACGGCGTCTCTGTTGGTCGCGACGGCCGCTTGGCCGATGCGCTCCGCGTGGACCGCCGCCTCGTGGATCGCGCCGACGAGGAGACGCCCCTCACCCTCGCGACGCGCGCTGCGCCGCCGCTCCGCGTCGTAGGCCGCTCGTCTCTCGGGGTCGCTGAGAATGTCGATGGCGCGCTGGGCTTCACGGAGGCGATGGCCGACGGCCAAGACATCGGCTCGGTGACGCTCGACGAGGAGCTGCCGCCGCATCGCGAGGATCTCTTCCGCCGACGCCGTCTCAGAGATTCGCAAGAGGGCGTAGAGATCGCTCACGCTGACAATCGTGACATATCCGGCGCCGGCCGCTAGTCGCCTGCGCGACGGCGAGGTCGCGACCGTCGTGCTGACATCCCTCCGTGCCGCCGACGTGCTTCGACATCCTCGCCGAGCTCTTCGCTCGTGACATCGACCAAGCGCTGCTTCGCGCGTCGATGCAGAAGACGCCGACGGAGCGGATCATTTGGTTGGAGGAGATGTCCGCCCTTGCGGTGGAGGTAAGGAAGGCCCGCGCAAATGAAGCTCCGAGACCTCCTCGCCCAGCTCGCTGAACACGAGGTCGGGTTCTCGGTCATCGGTGGCGTTGCGCTCATCGCGCGAGGCGTCCAGCGCGCAACCGAAGACTCGACATCGCCTACGCGCGAGACCGACAGAACGAACACGTCGACGCCGCGTCGAGCGAGCTCGCCATCGACGACACGAAGATGCTGGTCCTGACCCTAGACGATTTGGAGCGCGCCAAGCGCGCGGCAGGCCGACCGAAAGATCTCGTCGACCTCGGCTACATCCGCAGCCTGAAGGCGTGACGGGCGATGAAGCGACCAAGAGGGCGGCTGCGGCTGCGACAACGGCGTGCACGGGCTGGCGGCATCGGTGCAAGGTGCACCGATCAAGGCCGGCCTTCGACGTCACCGTCTGGGGTGGGGCACCGGTTCACCTATTCGGGCATCAACGAGGAGCGAAACGAGGACGACGGGCGACGTCACGAAGGGCGGCGCGCGCGATGCGCCGCTGCCCGTGCGAGCCAAGTGGCTTGGCGAGCACCCGGATCGCCGTCGGGTGGTGGCTCAGGCCGGCGTGAATGACCGTCACGCTTCGAAGTGCGTGCTCGAAGGGGCGCCCTCGGCCGGGACGACCGAGCAGAGCGGTGGGGCGACAGCTAGTGTTGGTCGTGCTCCTGGGCGTCGGTCTCGCGTCGCTGGCCTGCAGTGGCGGGGCGGGCGAAGCCCCTCCTCCCAGCGGAACAGGCGACGTCGGCCCAGGTGAAGGTAGCGCGCAGCCAGATGCCGCGCCGCAGACGACCGCCTCCTCGCGAGCCGATGCGGCGAGCGCTCCACACAAGCGGCTCTTCGTCACCTCGGCGAGGTTCGACGGCAACTTGCAACAGGCAGGCAACGCACCCGACGGGGTCAGCGGAGCCGACAAGCTCTGCCAAGCCGCAGCAACAGCCGGACGCCTCGGCGGCAACTGGAAGCTTTCCTGTCGGGGGTCGTCGGCGGTGTGACCGTCCACGCCACCTCCCGGATCGCCGACATGAGTCCGTGGCACCTGCTCGACGGCACGCTGGCAGTCGCTTCTGTCGCCGAATTGGGTGGAACGCTATCGCACGCGATCGATCCTCGATGAGCTCGGAGCGCGTCGTCAAAGACTGCAGAAGGCGGCGTTTGGACCGGAACGCGACTCGGCTCGTTCACCAAGGGATGTGAGGACCCCAAGGGCGGCAGTTGGGCTAGTTCCGCCACGGCGCCTCCCGCCCCTCAGGGCACCATGGGCGATTGCACGAAGGCCAACGAGTGGTCGGCCGCCGTGAGCGATCTCTCCCTGAGCGGTTCCGACGCCGTCGCTCCCTGCTACGCCCGCGCTCGTCTCTACTGCTTCGAGCAGTAGTGATGCGCGCTCGCTCCGCCACCGAGACCTCTCCGTCCAGAAGCCCAAGCGCCGGCTCGGCTATCGGCTGCGCCCCGACCGGTGGCGACAGGGGTCTGGCTTCGGAAGCGACGGCGGCCTTCGCCTTCGACACGCCAGGCGCCCCCGAGCCCGCGCCGCGTCTGAGCCGGCGAATCGCGCCTCCGGCGCGGTGATGGAGCGGATCGGCATGAGCTGAACGTTGGTACGACCGCGAGTTTCCCCTCACCTTGATGACCCGCAAGGCGGGACGCGGTGAAGCGGGGCTCGCGCGGCCGCGGGGCCATCCGTTCGGCTGAAGCAGAGAGAGCCCGCTCCACGGCGCGCTCGCCGCGCAGACACCTTGCCGGACCGTTGATACGCAAGCGTGAGGTATCGCTGACGGCTCCGCGAAGCGCCTCCAGCATCGATCTCGGCTGCCGTGCCGGGTACGAACGCTCGGGGTTCCGCTCGGCAATCGCCTCGCACGCCTCTTCGATCGCCTTCTGTTCCGCCAAACAGAGCGCCGC from Myxococcales bacterium includes:
- a CDS encoding sigma-70 family RNA polymerase sigma factor, whose protein sequence is MTASNAAGSARESPTRPVRSPHVASPTDRDARLRRVLDEHADFTARALRRFGVTGAVAEDAAQQVAIVMARKLAGVPEGAERQYLFGVVRRVAWTAHRQASRHGEHLGEELIDAVDAAPNPEQVLERQRACALVARTLQHMPIELRTVFVLHDIEEMSMADIAIASGIPAGTVASRLRRARAIFSADTASFGREESGRKGK
- a CDS encoding WG repeat-containing protein; this encodes MASASKPDGGESLGAASRAVVDASVASPPAGSDDGGPSCATTMFPPFEEASQGLSTFANNEGLVGLKDASGKIVLSPRFRYLSGFLPGGVAGGVEAPKDRAVFVTKTGAITEAVLYDNGPDYFVSGVARIIKNKKVGFIDDRGRVVIEPRWDFADAMCGDRVPVCNGCKRGRGDEHDTYKGGKWGYVDRSGREVIALEWSFVERFEGETAIVERGTERLRIDRSGRVLGKAP
- a CDS encoding nucleotidyl transferase AbiEii/AbiGii toxin family protein, with protein sequence MVSSKLSAFQREALAAIFARSGDTLFLTGGAALAGYHLGHRPTDDLDLFTVDAEAFQRTRFVIDAAAEALHATVEVRQDGPGFRRYAFVRGDDALVIDTVLERGRQLHVVKSRVGDILVDPPDEILANKLTAIVGRMEERDLVDVLCLERAGLRVEDALPAALAKDGGATPATLAWLLSEVRIPDTASLPAGVTPAELRAFIDELVIRLRRAAHPSGSR